A region from the Peromyscus maniculatus bairdii isolate BWxNUB_F1_BW_parent chromosome 5, HU_Pman_BW_mat_3.1, whole genome shotgun sequence genome encodes:
- the LOC143273532 gene encoding LOW QUALITY PROTEIN: protein furry homolog (The sequence of the model RefSeq protein was modified relative to this genomic sequence to represent the inferred CDS: inserted 2 bases in 2 codons; substituted 2 bases at 2 genomic stop codons), whose product MTSEATTASPVGNGYIKPPVPPASGTHREKGPPTMLPINVDPDSKPGEYVLKXFVNFTTQAERKICIIMAEPLEKPLMKSLQYGEDPQFDQVISSMSSLSEYCLPSILRMLFDWYKRQNSIEDESHEYRPRTSNKSKGDEQQRDYLMERRDLAIDFIFSLVLIEVLKQIPLHPVIDSLIHDIINLAFKHFKYKEGYLGPNTGNMHIVADLYAEVIGVLAQAKFPAVKKKFMAELKELPHKEQSPYVVQSIISLIMGMKFFRIEMYPVEDFEASLQFMXKCAHYFLEVKDKDVKHALAGLFVEILVPVAAAVKNEVNVPXLRNFVESLYDTTLELSSRKKHSLALYPXVTCLLCVSQKQLFLNRWHVFLNNCLSNLKNKDPKMARVALESLYRLLWVYMIQIKCKSNTATQSRLITITTTLFPKGSCGVVPRDMPLNIFVKIIQFIAQERLDFAMKEIIFDFLCVGKPAKAFSLNPERMSIGLRAFLVIADSLQQKDGEPPMQVTGAVLPSGNTLRVKKTYLSKTLTEEEAKMIGMSLYYSQVCKAVGNILRHLDKGVGRCMMLTNVQMLNKEPEDMITGERKPKIHLFRACVAAIPRLLPDGMSKLELIDLLPRLSIHMDDELRHIAQNFLQGLLVDFCDWREDVLFGFTNFLLREVNNMHHTLLDSSLKLLLQLLTQWKLVIQTQGRGYEQASKIRNSELIPNCSSHRMLSEHGPHCSVLHAVEGFALVLLCSFQVATSKLSVLILKEIRALFHAVGQPEDDDRPMIDVMDQLSSSILESFVHVAVSDSATLPLTHNVDLQWLVEWNAVLVNSHYGVKSPSHVWIFAQSVKDPWVLCLFNFLRQENLPKHCPTALSYAWPYAFTRLQYVMPLVDPNSPINAKKTSTTGSGDNYVTLWRNYLILCFGVAKPSIMSPGHLRASTPEIMAMTPDGTVSYDNKATSQCYLVLRHQI is encoded by the exons ATGACATCTGAAGCCACAACAGCTTCTCCCGTTGGCAACGGCTATATCAAGCCTCCGGTTCCACCTGCTTCGGGTACACACAGGGAGAAAGGACCACCGACCATGCTGCCCATCAATGTGGACCCAGACAGCAAACCAGGAGAGTACGTCCTCA AGTTTGTCAACTTCACCACTCAGGCAGAGCGGAAGATTTGCATCATTATGGCAGAGCCTCTGGAAAAGCCACTGATGAAATCTCTGCAGTATGGAGAAGACCCCCAGTTTGATCAG GTCATCAGCTCCATGAGCTCCCTCTCTGAGTACTGCCTGCCTTCCATCCTGCGGATGCTGTTTGATTGGTACAAGAGGCAAAACAGCATCGAGGACGAATCACACGAATACAGACCGAGAACGAGCAATAAGTCCAAAGGTGATGAACAGCAGCGAGACTATTTAATGGAAAGACGGGACCTCGccattgactttattttttcattagtgTTAATAGAAGTTTTGAAACAGATTCCCCTTCATCCTGTAATAGACAGCTTAATACATGATATTATCAACCTGGCTTTCAAACACTTTAAATACAAAGAAGGGTACCTGGGTCCCAACACTGGCAATATGCACATTGTGGCAGATCTGTATGCAGAGGTCATCGGAGTACTGGCTCAAGCCAAGTTCCCAGCTGTCAAGAAGAAGTTCATGGCAGAGTTGAAGGAGCTGCCGCACAAAGAACAGAGCCCCTACGTGGTGCAGAGCATCATCAGCTTGATCATGGGGATGAAATTCTTCAGGATTGAGATGTACCCCGTGGAGGACTTCGAGGCGTCCCTCCAATTTATGTAGAAATGTGCCCATTATTTTCTGGAGGTTAAAGACAAGGATGTCAAGCATGCCTTGGCTGGGCTCTTTGTGGAAATCCTCGTCCCCGTGGCTGCTGCTGTGAAAAATGAAGTCAACGTCCCCTGACTCAGGAACTTCGTGGAGAGCCTCTATGACACCACGTTGGAACTTTCCTCTCGGAAAAAGCATTCCCTGGCCTTATACC CGGTGACCTGTCTTCTCTGTGTCAGTCAGAAGCAGCTGTTCCTGAACAGATGGCACGTTTTCCTCAACAACTGCTTGTCCAATCTCAAGAACAAAGACCCCAAAATGGCTCGAGTTGCCTTGGAATCTCTCTACAGATTACTCTGGGTTTACATGATTCAAATCAAATGTAAAAGCAACACTGCAACTCAGAGCCGACTCATAACCATCACCACCACGCTTTTCCCCAAAGGGTCCTGCGGCGTGGTGCCCAGGGATATGCCTCTGAATATCTTTGTGAAGATTATCCAGTTCATTGCCCAGGAGCGTCTGGACTTTGCAATGAAGGAAATCATTTTTGACTTTCTTTGCGTGGGAAAACCAGCCAAGGCTTTCAGCCTCAACCCAGAGAGAATGAGCATCGGTTTGCGGGCGTTCTTGGTGATTGCTGACAGCTTACAACAAAAGGATGGTGAGCCGCCCATGCAGGTCACAGGAGCTGTGCTCCCATCGGGAAACACCCTGAGAGTAAAGAAAACGTATTTGAGTAAGACGCTGACTGAGGAGGAAGCCAAAATGATAGGAATGTCCTTGTATTACTCCCAAGTCTGCAAGGCCGTAGGCAACATCCTAAGGCACCTTGATAAAGGAGTGGGACGATGTATGATGCTGACCAATGTCCAGATGCTGAACAAAGAGCCGGAAGACATGATCACGGGTGAAAGAAAGCCAAAAATCCATCTCTTCAGGGCCTGCGTCGCTGCAATTCCTCGACTGCTGCCCGATGGGATGTCCAAACTTGAACTTATTGACTTGCTGCCCAGGCTCTCCATTCACATGGACGACGAGCTGCGGCACATCGCACAGAACTTTCTTCAGGGACTGCTGGTTGACTTCTGCGACTGGCGGGAAGACGTGCTCTTCGGTTTCACTAACTTCCTGCTCCGGGAAGTCAACAACATGCATCACACCCTCCTCGATTCCTCCCTCAAgctgctcctgcagctgctcaccCAGTGGAAACTGGTTATCCAAACGCAAGGAAGAGGCTATGAACAAGCCAGCAAGATCAGAAACTCAGAGCTCATTCCCAACTGCTCCAGCCACAGGATGCTGTCGGAGCATGGTCCCCACTGCAGCGTCCTCCACGCTGTGGAAGGCTTTGCTCTTGTCCTGCTCTGCAGCTTCCAGGTGGCCACGAGCAAACTGTCCGTGCTGATACTCAAGGAGATCCGAGCTCTCTTCCATGCTGTGGGTCAGCCTGAGGACGATGACAGGCCGATGATTGATGTCATGGATCAACTAAGTTCTTCCATTCTTGAAAGTTTCGTTCATGTGGCAGTTTCAGATTCGGCAACACTACCACTTACCCACAACGTGGACCTACAGTGGCTGGTGGAATGGAATGCCGTCCTGGTGAACAGTCATTACGGCGTGAAGAGCCCTTCCCATGTCTGGATCTTCGCACAGTCTGTCAAAGACCCCTGGGTCCTCTGCCTCTTCAACTTCCTGCGCCAGGAGAACTTGCCGAAACACTGCCCCACGGCCCTGAGCTATGCCTGGCCTTACGCCTTCACCCGGCTGCAGTACGTGATGCCGCTGGTGGACCCAAACAGCCCAATCAATGCCAAGAAAACCAGCACCACAGGCAGCGGAGACAACTACGTTACCTTGTGGAGAAATTACCTCATTCTCTGTTTTGGAGTTGCCAAACCCAGTATTATGAGCCCAGGACACTTACGAGCGTCCACTCCAGAGATCATGGCCATGACCCCCGATGGTACAGTGAGCTACGATAACAAGGCCACTTCACAGTGTTATCTCGTTCTTCGTCACCAGATCTGA